A genomic segment from Canis lupus dingo isolate Sandy chromosome 23, ASM325472v2, whole genome shotgun sequence encodes:
- the CCR4 gene encoding C-C chemokine receptor type 4, with the protein MNPTDIADTTLDESIYNNYYLYENIPKPCTKEGIKAFGELFLPPLYSLVFLFGLLGNSVVVVVLFKYKRLKSMTDVYLLNLAISDLLFVLSLPFWGYYAADQWVFGLGLCKIISWMYLVGFYSGIFFIMLMSIDRYLAIVHAVFSLRARTLTYGVITSLATWSVAVLASLPGLLFSTCYTERNHTYCKTKYSLNSTRWKVLSSLEINILGLVIPLGTMLFCYSMIIRTLQHCKNEKKSKAVRMVFAVVALFLGFWAPYNVVLFLETLVELEVLQDCTFERHLDYAIQATETLAFVHCCLNPVIYFFLGEKFRKYLVQLFKTCRGPFMLCQYCRLLQMYSPDTPSSSYTQSTGDHDLHDAL; encoded by the coding sequence ATGAATCCCACAGATATAGCAGACACCACCTTGGATGAAAGCATCTATAATAATTACTATCTCTACGAAAACATCCCTAAGCCTTGCACCAAAGAAGGCATCAAGGCATTTGGGGAGCTCTTCCTGCCCCCTCTCTACTCCTTGGTCTTCCTGTTTGGTCTCCTTGGAAACTCTGTGGTGGTTGTGGTCCTGTTCAAGTACAAGAGGCTCAAATCCATGACTGACGTGTACCTGCTCAACCTTGCCATCTCGGACCTGCTcttcgtgctctctctccccttctgggGCTACTATGCTGCAGACCAGTGGGTTTTTGGACTAGGTCTCTGCAAGATTATTTCCTGGATGTACCTGGTGGGCTTTTACAGTGGCATCTTCTTCATCATGCTCATGAGCATCGACAGATACCTGGCAATTGTGCATGCAGTGTTCTCCCTGAGGGCGAGGACCTTGACGTATGGGGTCATCACTAGCTTGGCCACGTGGTCTGTGGCTGTCCTGGCCTCTCTTCCAGGCCTTTTATTCAGTACCTGTTATACCGAGCGCAACCATACCTACTGCAAAACCAAGTACTCCCTCAACTCTACAAGGTGGAAGGTGCTGAGCTCCCTGGAGATCAACATTCTGGGATTGGTGATTCCCTTGGGCACCATGCTGTTCTGCTACTCCATGATCATCAGGACACTGCAGCACTGCAAAAATGAGAAGAAGAGCAAAGCAGTGAGGATGGTCTTTGCCGTGGTGGCCCTCTTTCTCGGGTTCTGGGCGCCTTACAATGTGGTGCTCTTCCTGGAGACTCTGGTGGAACTGGAGGTCCTTCAGGACTGCACCTTTGAAAGGCACCTGGACTACGCTATTCAGGCCACAGAGACCCTGGCTTTTGTTCACTGCTGCCTTAATCCCGTCATCTACTTTTTCCTCGGGGAGAAATTCCGCAAGTATCTCGTGCAGCTCTTCAAAACCTGCAGGGGCCCTTTCATGCTCTGCCAATACTGTAGGCTCCTCCAAATGTACTCCCCCGACACTCCCAGCTCGTCCTACACGCAGTCCACCGGGGATCACGATCTTCACGATGCTCTGTAA